A DNA window from Sphingomonas profundi contains the following coding sequences:
- a CDS encoding SDR family oxidoreductase, with product MERLTGKTAIVTGAARGMGAAIARAFIAEGARVWLTDIVDAAGMARDLGPDARFLRLDVREEAEWDAAIAAVQARDGRLDIMVNNAGITGFEGGAVPHDPEHAALADWRAVHATNLDGVFLGCRAAIRAMRPAGRGAIVNISSRSGLVGIAGAAAYASSKAAVRNHSKSVALWCAQEGLAIRCNSIHPAAILTPIWEPMLGDGADRASRMDALVADTPLKRFGTPEEVAAMTVYLASDEAGYVTGAEFTIDGGLLAGSAASPG from the coding sequence ATGGAACGCCTGACCGGAAAGACCGCCATCGTGACCGGCGCCGCGCGTGGCATGGGCGCCGCCATCGCCCGCGCCTTCATCGCCGAGGGCGCGAGGGTGTGGCTGACCGACATCGTCGATGCGGCAGGGATGGCGCGGGATCTGGGGCCGGACGCCCGCTTCCTGCGGCTCGACGTGCGCGAGGAGGCGGAGTGGGACGCGGCGATCGCGGCGGTGCAGGCGCGCGACGGGCGGTTGGACATAATGGTCAACAATGCCGGGATCACCGGCTTCGAAGGCGGCGCCGTGCCGCACGACCCCGAGCATGCCGCGCTGGCCGACTGGCGGGCGGTGCACGCGACGAACCTGGACGGCGTGTTCCTGGGCTGCCGCGCCGCCATCCGCGCGATGCGGCCGGCGGGCAGGGGCGCGATCGTCAACATCTCCTCGCGCTCCGGCCTCGTCGGCATAGCGGGTGCGGCGGCCTATGCCTCGTCCAAGGCGGCGGTGCGCAACCACAGCAAGAGCGTGGCATTGTGGTGCGCGCAGGAGGGGCTGGCGATCCGCTGCAACTCGATCCACCCGGCCGCGATCCTGACGCCGATCTGGGAGCCGATGCTGGGCGACGGCGCCGACCGCGCGAGCCGCATGGACGCCCTGGTCGCCGACACGCCGCTGAAGCGGTTCGGCACGCCGGAGGAGGTGGCGGCGATGACGGTGTACCTCGCCTCGGACGAGGCCGGCTACGTGACGGGCGCGGAGTTCACCATCGACGGCGGACTGCTCGCCGGCAGCGCCGCCTCGCCGGGCTGA
- a CDS encoding glycosyltransferase, protein MQTVLPLSAIPSIVVIGDRVDPAAHGVDGPGEAPWPAFATDAERRDLVVEGGYLERLPLACIKAGLVDHAEIWHHHHGGTGSFHRAGPLLAYRGLPLDAPSPPFASQAMIRHFAAHGAPHILVVLGLGVDEDVLRACGRSVILYNSIDAPALRVPPAVSGLCDIVLTGAQWQSDEVTARHPGKATLILPIGPEFAAPQMFRPLGGPKDYDLIYVAAAQPYKCHDLLFDALERLPRDLRALCLFGYGEMGDALRDRAARQGLPVECIGPPGVPFDEVNRLMNRARFGVVCGRDDGAPAILTEYMLAGLPVLANAELACGSQYILPETGRLAAPQDFAAAIMAMRADHGGFSPREAVLARWTWQHSIARLAPVIAAAAAAKRAEMRGKQSSARELNEISEC, encoded by the coding sequence ATGCAGACCGTCCTCCCGCTCTCCGCCATTCCCTCCATCGTCGTCATTGGCGACCGCGTCGATCCCGCCGCCCATGGGGTCGACGGCCCCGGCGAAGCGCCATGGCCCGCCTTCGCCACCGACGCGGAAAGGCGCGATCTCGTGGTGGAGGGCGGCTATCTCGAACGCCTGCCGCTCGCCTGCATCAAGGCCGGCCTCGTCGATCATGCGGAGATCTGGCATCATCATCACGGCGGCACGGGCAGCTTCCACCGCGCCGGGCCGCTGCTCGCCTATCGCGGCCTGCCGCTGGACGCGCCCTCCCCGCCATTCGCCTCGCAGGCGATGATCCGCCACTTCGCCGCGCACGGCGCGCCGCACATCCTGGTGGTACTCGGCCTCGGCGTGGACGAGGATGTGCTGCGCGCCTGCGGCCGGAGCGTGATCCTCTACAATTCCATCGATGCGCCGGCGCTCCGCGTGCCGCCGGCGGTTAGCGGGCTGTGCGACATCGTCCTCACCGGCGCGCAGTGGCAGTCGGACGAGGTGACGGCCCGCCATCCCGGCAAGGCCACCCTCATCCTGCCGATCGGGCCGGAGTTCGCCGCGCCGCAGATGTTCCGCCCGCTCGGCGGGCCGAAAGACTATGACCTGATCTATGTAGCGGCGGCGCAGCCCTACAAGTGCCATGACCTGCTCTTCGACGCGCTCGAACGGCTGCCGCGCGATCTGCGCGCGCTGTGTCTGTTCGGCTATGGCGAGATGGGCGATGCGTTGAGGGACAGGGCGGCGCGGCAGGGCTTGCCGGTGGAGTGCATCGGCCCGCCCGGCGTGCCGTTCGACGAGGTGAACCGCCTGATGAACCGCGCCCGCTTCGGCGTGGTGTGCGGGCGGGACGATGGCGCGCCGGCGATCCTCACCGAATATATGCTGGCCGGCCTGCCGGTGCTCGCCAATGCGGAGCTTGCCTGCGGTTCGCAATATATCCTGCCGGAAACCGGGCGCCTCGCCGCGCCGCAGGATTTCGCCGCGGCGATCATGGCGATGCGTGCCGACCACGGCGGTTTCTCCCCGCGCGAGGCGGTGCTGGCGCGCTGGACGTGGCAGCACAGCATCGCCAGGCTCGCGCCCGTGATCGCCGCCGCCGCTGCGGCGAAACGCGCGGAAATGCGGGGGAAACAATCTTCGGCGCGCGAGTTGAACGAAATCTCGGAATGTTAG
- the glf gene encoding UDP-galactopyranose mutase — protein MHGPFLRDGSGAETMLPGTTSPTPPPLICFSHLRWDFVTQRPQHLMRRFAAERRVFFWEEAIPCDHPRPYLEYHPFPEDHVIALRPRVPHWWDRAATEQALRQLLDMLVATSCAAPPLLWFYTPMMLGFAGHLAADAIVYDCMDELSAFRFADPLLIDREAELMRRADVMFTGGYSLYEAKRDRHDDIHPFPSAVERDHFAAARQPLAEPGDQAGISGPRLGFYGVIDERIDLALIDAVAAARPDWSIVMVGPVVKIDPADLPRRANIHWLGGKGYGELPAYLRGWDAAVMPFALNEATRFISPTKTPEYLAAGCPVVSTPIVDVVRHYGAIAGVAIAEGAEAFVAACEHALALPRQGAWLREADELLAAMSWDRTFAAMKERIVAASQPALVGANDDPVAPAIHGASGRPHYDALVVGAGFAGAVLAERLAAGSGKRVLLIDRRPHVGGNAYDHPDAAGILVHRYGPHIFHTNSDDVFAYLSRFTAWRPYEHRVLASVADKLVPIPINRTTLNRLYGLDLQDEAQAAAFLAARAEPREIVTSEDVVVAAVGQELYETFFRGYTRKQWGLDPSQLDRSVTSRVPTRTNTDDRYFLDKHQAMPLHGYTRMFEAMLDHPNITIELGIDYRDVDLRAGHTVFTGPVDEYFDHRFGRLPYRSLEFRHETIDRETFQPVAVVNYPSPDIAHTRITEYKHLTGQTAPRTSISYEYPRDEGDPYYPIPRAENQLLYRRYEALADALPDVSFVGRLATYRYYNMDQVVGQALATYRRLSEKLNREASLA, from the coding sequence GTGCACGGACCATTTCTTCGCGACGGCTCCGGCGCGGAGACGATGCTTCCGGGCACCACCTCGCCCACCCCGCCCCCGCTGATCTGCTTCTCGCATCTGCGATGGGATTTCGTGACGCAGCGCCCGCAGCACCTGATGCGCCGCTTCGCGGCCGAGCGGCGGGTGTTCTTCTGGGAGGAGGCGATCCCGTGCGATCACCCCCGCCCCTATCTCGAATATCACCCGTTCCCAGAGGATCACGTGATCGCGCTGCGACCGCGTGTGCCCCATTGGTGGGATCGCGCGGCCACCGAGCAGGCGCTGCGGCAGCTGCTGGACATGCTGGTCGCAACGTCCTGCGCCGCGCCGCCGCTCCTCTGGTTCTACACGCCGATGATGCTCGGCTTCGCCGGCCACCTCGCCGCGGATGCGATCGTGTACGATTGCATGGACGAGCTCTCCGCCTTCCGCTTCGCCGATCCGCTGCTGATCGATCGCGAGGCCGAGCTGATGCGCCGGGCCGATGTGATGTTCACCGGCGGCTATAGCCTGTACGAGGCGAAGCGCGATCGCCACGACGACATTCACCCCTTCCCCTCGGCCGTGGAGCGCGATCATTTCGCCGCCGCCCGCCAGCCGCTTGCCGAACCCGGCGATCAGGCCGGCATCTCTGGTCCCCGCCTGGGCTTCTACGGCGTGATCGACGAGCGCATCGATCTGGCGCTGATCGATGCCGTCGCCGCCGCCCGGCCGGACTGGTCGATCGTGATGGTCGGTCCGGTCGTCAAGATCGATCCGGCCGATCTGCCGCGTCGCGCGAACATCCACTGGCTCGGCGGCAAGGGTTATGGCGAGTTGCCAGCCTATCTGCGCGGCTGGGACGCGGCGGTGATGCCGTTCGCGCTGAACGAGGCGACGCGCTTCATCAGCCCCACCAAGACGCCCGAATATCTCGCCGCTGGCTGCCCGGTCGTCTCCACCCCGATCGTGGACGTGGTGCGCCACTATGGCGCGATCGCCGGCGTCGCCATCGCCGAGGGGGCGGAGGCGTTCGTCGCCGCGTGCGAACATGCGCTGGCGCTGCCGCGGCAGGGCGCGTGGCTGCGCGAGGCGGACGAGTTGCTCGCCGCCATGTCGTGGGACCGCACCTTCGCCGCGATGAAGGAGCGGATCGTCGCCGCCTCGCAGCCGGCGCTGGTTGGCGCCAACGACGATCCCGTCGCCCCGGCGATCCACGGCGCCTCCGGCCGGCCGCATTATGACGCGCTCGTCGTCGGCGCGGGTTTCGCCGGCGCGGTGCTGGCGGAACGGCTGGCGGCCGGATCGGGCAAGCGGGTGCTGCTGATCGATCGCCGGCCCCACGTCGGCGGCAACGCCTACGATCATCCGGACGCCGCCGGCATCCTCGTCCACCGCTACGGCCCGCACATCTTTCACACCAACAGCGACGACGTGTTCGCCTATCTCTCGCGCTTCACCGCGTGGCGACCCTACGAGCATCGCGTGCTGGCGAGCGTGGCGGATAAATTGGTGCCGATCCCGATCAACCGCACGACCTTGAACCGCCTCTACGGCCTTGATCTGCAGGACGAGGCGCAGGCCGCCGCCTTCCTCGCCGCGCGCGCCGAGCCGCGCGAGATCGTCACGTCGGAGGATGTGGTGGTGGCGGCCGTGGGGCAGGAACTCTACGAGACCTTCTTTCGCGGTTATACGCGCAAGCAGTGGGGCCTCGATCCGTCGCAGCTCGATCGCTCCGTCACGTCGCGCGTGCCGACCCGGACGAACACCGACGATCGCTACTTCCTCGACAAGCACCAGGCGATGCCGCTCCACGGCTACACCCGGATGTTCGAGGCGATGCTGGACCATCCGAACATCACGATCGAGCTCGGCATCGATTATCGCGACGTCGATCTGCGGGCAGGCCACACCGTGTTCACCGGGCCGGTCGATGAGTATTTCGATCACCGCTTCGGCCGCCTGCCCTATCGCAGCCTGGAGTTCCGCCACGAGACGATCGATCGCGAGACCTTCCAGCCGGTGGCGGTGGTAAACTACCCGTCGCCGGACATCGCCCACACGCGCATCACCGAGTACAAGCATCTCACCGGGCAGACGGCGCCGCGCACCAGCATCAGCTACGAATATCCCCGCGACGAAGGCGACCCATACTACCCGATCCCCAGGGCGGAGAACCAGTTGCTCTACCGCCGCTACGAGGCGCTGGCCGATGCGCTGCCGGACGTCAGCTTCGTCGGCCGCCTCGCCACCTACCGCTACTACAATATGGATCAGGTCGTCGGGCAGGCGCTGGCCACCTACCGCCGGCTCAGCGAGAAGCTGAACCGCGAGGCATCGCTCGCGTGA
- a CDS encoding glycosyltransferase, whose amino-acid sequence MTGTKRRVHLVTESPAPSGVGAHMLTLAAGLADGNEVVIGAPRGTDLLARAAAAGFAVKVVDPADPADLHRWFARTRPAIVHVHAGIGWEGHATAEAAKAAGASVIRTEHLPYLLTDPGQRAAHAAGLRSVDRLIGVSQAVADSHAGLSPPIVAIANGIVPRQPSRDRADLRGLWGLGDAPVLLMAARFAEQKGHALLLDALPHVRAALPDAIVLLAGDGPLLWPVARSIATRGLAGAVRLLGARGDLPDLMAAADLLLLPSRFEGLSLVALEAMAAGLPIVASDAPGNTELLEHGDSGWLTPASDARQLAATIVDALSDRARLTAVAQAARRRRAERFDAPRMIEQTAALYDEATHDRRDDAVTRTRIGFVGAGGIAHRHFGVLEQFEDVEIVAVADVDHARAAEAAARFGARAFTDVEEMLDAAAPDALYICVPPFAHGPAERAAIARNLPFFVEKPVALDLATAEAIADAVARAGLVTAVGYHWRYLDTVDEVRGILAHTPARLLSGYWLDSTPPPVWWWHEDQSGGQMVEQTTHLLDLARYLVGDVTRAYGLAGHTGRDAFPGLDVPTVSTASLLFENGAIANFASTCLLNWNHRVALHLFGEGLAIELTDRDLMVDVGRGRPVRGADGDPVWREDRDFIDAVRGGENRIRCPYAEAVATHRLALAVVRSARTGEPVTFAAASPEPAYV is encoded by the coding sequence GTGACGGGCACGAAGCGGCGGGTTCACCTCGTCACCGAAAGCCCGGCGCCCTCCGGCGTCGGCGCCCACATGCTCACCCTGGCCGCCGGCCTCGCCGATGGGAACGAGGTCGTGATCGGCGCGCCGCGCGGCACCGATCTGCTGGCGCGGGCGGCGGCGGCGGGTTTCGCCGTCAAGGTGGTCGATCCCGCCGATCCGGCCGATCTGCATCGCTGGTTTGCCCGTACCCGCCCGGCGATAGTTCACGTCCATGCCGGCATCGGCTGGGAAGGCCACGCCACGGCCGAGGCCGCGAAGGCGGCCGGCGCCAGCGTGATCCGCACGGAGCATCTGCCCTATCTCCTCACCGATCCCGGCCAGCGCGCCGCGCACGCGGCCGGGTTGCGATCGGTCGATCGGCTGATCGGCGTCTCGCAGGCGGTGGCGGACAGCCATGCCGGCCTGTCGCCGCCGATCGTCGCCATCGCCAACGGCATCGTCCCGCGCCAGCCCTCGCGCGATCGTGCCGACTTGCGTGGCCTGTGGGGTCTCGGCGACGCGCCGGTGCTGCTGATGGCGGCACGCTTCGCCGAGCAGAAGGGCCATGCGCTGCTGCTCGATGCGCTGCCGCACGTCCGGGCGGCGTTGCCGGACGCGATCGTGCTGCTGGCGGGCGACGGGCCGCTGCTGTGGCCCGTCGCCCGCTCGATCGCGACGCGCGGGCTGGCCGGAGCGGTGCGGCTGCTGGGCGCGCGCGGCGATCTGCCGGATCTGATGGCGGCGGCCGACCTGCTGCTGCTCCCCTCCCGCTTCGAGGGCCTGTCGCTGGTCGCGCTGGAGGCGATGGCCGCCGGGCTGCCGATCGTCGCCAGCGACGCGCCGGGCAATACCGAGCTGCTGGAGCATGGCGACAGCGGCTGGTTGACTCCGGCCAGCGACGCGCGGCAGCTCGCCGCCACGATCGTCGACGCGCTCTCCGATCGCGCTCGGCTCACCGCCGTCGCGCAGGCCGCGCGCCGCCGCCGGGCCGAACGCTTCGATGCGCCGCGCATGATCGAACAGACCGCCGCCCTCTACGACGAGGCGACCCATGACAGGAGAGACGACGCCGTGACACGAACGAGGATCGGCTTCGTCGGCGCGGGTGGCATCGCCCATCGCCACTTCGGCGTGCTTGAGCAGTTCGAGGATGTCGAGATCGTCGCCGTCGCCGACGTCGATCACGCCCGCGCGGCGGAGGCGGCCGCCCGCTTCGGCGCGCGCGCCTTCACCGATGTGGAGGAGATGCTGGACGCCGCCGCGCCGGACGCGCTCTACATCTGCGTGCCGCCCTTCGCCCATGGCCCGGCCGAACGCGCCGCCATCGCCCGCAACCTGCCCTTCTTCGTCGAGAAGCCGGTCGCGCTGGACCTCGCAACGGCCGAGGCGATCGCCGATGCGGTGGCCCGGGCCGGCCTCGTCACCGCGGTCGGCTATCACTGGCGCTACCTTGACACGGTGGACGAGGTGCGCGGCATCCTGGCGCACACTCCGGCGCGGCTGCTCTCCGGCTACTGGCTCGATTCCACCCCGCCGCCGGTCTGGTGGTGGCATGAGGATCAGTCCGGCGGGCAGATGGTGGAGCAGACCACCCACCTGCTCGATCTCGCCCGCTATCTGGTCGGCGACGTGACGCGGGCCTACGGGCTCGCCGGCCACACCGGGCGGGACGCCTTTCCGGGGCTCGACGTGCCGACCGTCTCCACCGCCAGCCTGCTGTTCGAGAACGGGGCGATCGCGAACTTTGCCTCCACCTGCCTGCTGAACTGGAACCACCGCGTCGCCCTGCACCTGTTCGGCGAGGGGCTGGCGATCGAACTCACCGATCGCGATCTGATGGTGGATGTCGGCCGCGGCCGCCCGGTGCGCGGGGCTGATGGCGATCCCGTCTGGCGTGAGGATCGCGACTTCATCGATGCGGTGCGCGGCGGGGAGAACCGCATCCGCTGTCCCTATGCCGAGGCGGTCGCCACGCACCGCCTGGCGCTCGCCGTCGTCCGTTCCGCCCGCACCGGCGAACCCGTCACCTTCGCCGCCGCCTCGCCGGAGCCCGCTTATGTCTGA
- a CDS encoding zinc-dependent alcohol dehydrogenase, producing the protein MSDHRHIRSLGVEAPHRAYLHGYDEGPPGDGQVRLETLYTGFSAGTELTFFKNSNPYLHSRWDEGRGVFVPGEAQQHYPVPFLGYMECARVSESRAGDYAPGDVIGTTFGHKTGHTADPFHDLLVKLPEDVDPILGIYVGQMGPIAANGILHADAEMLGPNVPSLGAGIAGRPALVIGAGVVGLFTALFAQAAGASEVVIADPSEFRRLRAACLGLTAMTQDQAWAHAKARWHHGPGDRGADIVFQTRADSASLHAAMQALRPQGTVIDLAFYQGGADRLRLGEEFHHNGLNLRCAQINRVPRGLGFAWDRRRLAEATIALLRARGDEIRAQLITHVVPIEEAPGFLAHLVAERPEFLQIVFKVAD; encoded by the coding sequence ATGTCTGACCACCGCCACATTCGCTCGCTGGGCGTCGAGGCGCCGCACCGCGCCTACCTCCACGGCTATGACGAAGGGCCGCCCGGTGACGGGCAGGTGCGGCTGGAGACGCTCTACACCGGCTTCTCGGCCGGTACGGAGCTGACCTTCTTCAAGAACAGCAACCCCTATCTGCACTCCCGCTGGGACGAGGGGCGCGGCGTGTTCGTGCCCGGCGAGGCGCAGCAGCATTATCCGGTGCCGTTCCTGGGCTATATGGAATGTGCCCGCGTCAGCGAGAGCCGGGCCGGCGACTATGCGCCGGGCGACGTGATCGGCACCACCTTCGGCCACAAGACCGGCCATACCGCCGATCCCTTCCACGATCTGCTGGTCAAGCTGCCGGAGGACGTGGATCCGATCCTCGGCATCTATGTCGGCCAGATGGGGCCGATCGCGGCCAACGGCATCCTCCACGCCGATGCCGAGATGCTGGGGCCGAACGTGCCGTCGCTCGGCGCCGGCATTGCCGGGCGGCCGGCGCTGGTGATCGGCGCAGGGGTAGTCGGTCTGTTCACCGCCCTGTTCGCGCAGGCTGCCGGGGCCAGCGAGGTGGTGATCGCAGATCCGTCCGAGTTCCGCCGGCTGCGTGCCGCCTGCCTCGGCCTTACGGCGATGACGCAGGATCAGGCGTGGGCGCACGCCAAGGCGCGCTGGCACCACGGCCCGGGCGATCGCGGCGCCGACATCGTGTTCCAGACGCGGGCGGACAGCGCCAGCCTGCACGCCGCGATGCAGGCGCTGCGCCCGCAGGGCACCGTGATCGATCTCGCTTTCTACCAGGGCGGTGCCGATCGCCTGCGGCTGGGCGAGGAGTTCCACCATAACGGCCTCAACCTGCGATGCGCGCAGATCAACCGCGTGCCGCGCGGTCTGGGCTTCGCGTGGGACCGGCGCCGCCTGGCCGAGGCCACGATCGCGCTGCTGCGGGCGCGTGGCGACGAGATCAGGGCGCAGCTCATCACCCATGTCGTGCCGATCGAGGAGGCGCCGGGCTTCCTCGCGCATCTGGTGGCGGAACGGCCCGAGTTCCTTCAGATCGTGTTCAAGGTGGCCGATTGA
- a CDS encoding glycosyltransferase family 4 protein, giving the protein MTAPDAPRPLSILFVFAWLVVGGEETEVRLLAAALDPRRYRIDVVACFRKEGMPEQTHDQLRGAGVRVDTTPYHLGFDETVAYLASIVPGYDIVVSCQNVADIYPALERLHARPPLIEHGGLVSEALAGPKHFTSRYVGVCASIRDAAASRMPGREADAREIPSMVDLAAFDPALRQPTRAALGIATGAPLIGWLGRLDAKKRVEDFIAAAAIVHAARPDARFLVIGGPDAFMPDYAVSLRRRAHALGLDGVLHFLGDRADVPALLAALDIFVWLSRGEGMPHVIAEAGAAALPVIATADNGTLEQIEDGATGLFVPHEDPPAVAAAIVRLIDDPALRRRLGTALQAKVRRDYAVDAVVPQWTALFEELRRPPAPAPALFRSLFHGGFECSTHRRAHDRQRIDVIAATHHDRLAEHDYRALQGHGILTVRDGVRWHLIERAPGDHDWSSLADQLAASRATGTQVIWDLLHYGWPDDIDVWSPAFVPRFAAFAAAAARVIGGATAGPRFYAPVNEISFLSWGGGDAAYLNPFARGRGYELKVQLARAAIASMEAILLVDPAARFVHADPLINVVTEPTRPHDAPHAEGHRLAQYQGWDLIAGRLWPQIGGRAALLDIVGVNYYHNNQWIHGGPPIDRRHPLYRPFHRLLAETHARYGRPIFIAETGIEGDARPEWLAYVCEEVRRAIALGVPVAGICLYPVLDHPGWDDGRYCPNGLLHDEGLAPRRAYAPLARELARQQALGLYPPAPGRANTFRA; this is encoded by the coding sequence TTGACCGCGCCGGACGCGCCGCGCCCGCTCAGCATCCTGTTCGTCTTCGCCTGGCTCGTCGTGGGCGGCGAGGAGACGGAGGTGCGGCTGCTCGCCGCCGCGCTCGATCCGCGCCGCTACCGCATCGACGTGGTGGCCTGCTTCCGCAAGGAGGGCATGCCGGAGCAGACGCACGATCAGCTGCGCGGGGCCGGCGTGCGCGTGGATACCACGCCCTATCATCTCGGCTTCGACGAGACCGTCGCCTATCTCGCCTCGATCGTGCCCGGCTACGACATCGTCGTCTCGTGCCAGAACGTCGCCGACATCTATCCGGCGCTGGAGCGGCTGCACGCCCGCCCGCCGCTGATCGAGCATGGCGGTCTGGTGTCGGAGGCGCTGGCCGGCCCCAAGCATTTCACCAGCCGCTACGTCGGCGTGTGCGCCAGCATCCGCGATGCCGCCGCATCCCGGATGCCGGGGCGGGAGGCGGATGCGCGCGAGATCCCGTCGATGGTGGATCTCGCCGCCTTCGATCCCGCCCTCCGCCAGCCAACCCGCGCGGCGCTGGGGATCGCGACGGGCGCGCCGCTGATCGGCTGGCTCGGTCGGCTCGACGCGAAGAAGCGCGTCGAGGATTTCATCGCCGCCGCCGCGATCGTCCACGCCGCCCGGCCGGACGCGCGCTTCCTGGTGATCGGCGGGCCGGATGCGTTCATGCCGGATTATGCGGTGTCGCTGCGCCGCCGGGCGCACGCGCTCGGCCTGGATGGCGTGCTGCACTTTCTGGGCGACCGGGCGGACGTGCCGGCTCTGCTGGCGGCGCTCGACATCTTCGTCTGGCTCTCGCGCGGCGAGGGGATGCCGCACGTGATCGCGGAAGCGGGCGCCGCCGCCCTGCCGGTGATCGCCACCGCCGACAACGGCACCTTGGAGCAGATTGAGGACGGCGCCACCGGCCTGTTCGTGCCGCACGAGGATCCGCCCGCCGTCGCCGCCGCCATCGTGCGGCTGATCGACGATCCCGCCCTGCGCCGCCGTCTGGGTACCGCGCTGCAGGCGAAGGTGCGACGCGACTATGCGGTAGACGCGGTGGTGCCGCAGTGGACCGCGTTGTTCGAGGAGCTGCGCCGCCCGCCCGCGCCCGCACCCGCCCTGTTCCGCAGCCTGTTCCACGGCGGCTTCGAATGTTCCACCCACCGCCGCGCGCATGATCGCCAGCGGATCGACGTCATCGCCGCGACCCACCACGACAGGCTGGCCGAGCATGACTATCGCGCCCTCCAGGGACACGGCATCCTCACCGTGCGGGATGGCGTGCGCTGGCACCTGATCGAGCGGGCGCCCGGCGACCATGACTGGTCGAGCCTGGCGGACCAGCTGGCGGCGTCCCGCGCCACCGGCACGCAGGTGATCTGGGATCTGCTCCATTATGGCTGGCCCGACGATATCGATGTCTGGAGCCCGGCCTTCGTCCCCCGCTTCGCCGCCTTCGCCGCCGCCGCCGCCCGCGTGATCGGCGGCGCGACGGCGGGGCCGCGCTTCTACGCCCCGGTCAACGAGATCTCCTTTCTCTCGTGGGGCGGGGGCGATGCCGCCTACCTCAATCCGTTCGCGCGCGGGCGCGGTTACGAGCTGAAGGTGCAGCTGGCCCGCGCCGCCATCGCCTCCATGGAGGCCATCCTCCTCGTCGATCCGGCGGCGCGCTTCGTCCATGCCGATCCGCTCATCAACGTCGTCACGGAACCCACGCGGCCGCACGATGCGCCCCATGCGGAAGGGCACAGGCTGGCGCAATATCAGGGCTGGGATCTGATCGCCGGCCGGCTGTGGCCGCAGATCGGCGGGCGGGCGGCCCTGCTCGATATCGTCGGCGTCAATTACTACCACAACAACCAGTGGATCCACGGCGGCCCGCCGATCGATCGCCGGCATCCGCTCTACCGCCCCTTCCACCGCCTGCTGGCCGAGACCCACGCCCGCTACGGCCGCCCGATCTTCATCGCGGAAACCGGGATAGAGGGCGATGCCCGCCCCGAATGGCTGGCCTATGTGTGCGAGGAGGTGCGGCGCGCGATCGCGCTCGGCGTGCCGGTGGCGGGCATCTGCCTCTATCCCGTGCTCGATCATCCCGGCTGGGACGATGGGCGCTACTGCCCCAACGGCCTGCTGCACGACGAGGGGCTGGCGCCCCGCCGTGCCTACGCGCCCCTCGCCCGCGAACTGGCCCGCCAGCAGGCGCTAGGCCTCTACCCGCCTGCCCCCGGCCGCGCGAACACGTTCCGCGCCTGA